The following coding sequences are from one Puntigrus tetrazona isolate hp1 unplaced genomic scaffold, ASM1883169v1 S000000116, whole genome shotgun sequence window:
- the LOC122332568 gene encoding guanine nucleotide-binding protein subunit beta-2-like 1, translating to MTEQMTVRGTLKGHSGWVTQIATTPQFPDMILSASRDKTIIMWKLTRDETNYGIPQRALRGHSHFVSDVVISSDGQFALSGSWDGTLRLWDLTTGTTTRRFVGHTKDVLSVAFSADNRQIVSGSRDKTIKLWNTLGVCKYTIQDESHTEWVSCVRFSPNSSNPIIVSCGWDKMVKVWNLANCKLKTNHIGHTGFLNTVTVSPDGSLCASGGKDGQAMLWDLNEGKHLYTLDGGDVINALCFSPNRYWLCAATGPSIKIWDLEGKIIVDELRQEVITTNSKAEPPQCTSLAWSADGQTLFAGYTDNLIRVWQVTIGTR from the exons ATGACCGAGCAGATGACCGTGAGAGGGACCCTGAAGGGCCACAGCGGCTGGGTGACGCAGATCGCCACGACGCCGCAGTTTCCGGACATGATTCTGTCCGCGTCCAGAG ATAAGACCATCATCATGTGGAAACTCACCCGTGACGAGACCAACTACGGCATTCCTCAGCGAGCCCTGCGCGGACACTCGCACTTCGTGAGCGACGTGGTCATCTCATCGGACGGTCAGTTCGCTCTGTCCGGCTCGTGGGACGGGACCCTGCGTCTGTGGGACCTCACCAC AGGAACCACGACGCGCCGGTTCGTGGGACACACCAAAGACGTGCTGAGCGTGGCCTTCTCTGCTGATAACCGCCAGATCGTCTCCGGCTCTCGGGACAAAACCATCAAGCTCTGGAACACGCTGGGCGTCTGCAAGTACACCATTCAG GACGAGAGTCACACCGAGTGGGTTTCCTGCGTGCGGTTCTCTCCCAACAGCAGTAACCCCATCATCGTCTCCTGCGGCTGGGACAAGATGGTCAAG gtgtggAATCTAGCTAACTGTAAGCTGAAGACCAATCACATCGGACACACCGGGTTCCTGAACACCGTCACAGTCTCTCCTGATGGGTCCCTCTGTGCCTCTGGTGGAAAG GACGGACAGGCCATGCTCTGGGATCTGAACGAAGGCAAGCATCTGTACACGCTGGACGGCGGTGACGTCATCAACGCGCTCTGCTTCAGTCCTAACAGATACTGGCTGTGCGCCGCCACGGGACCGAGCATCAAGATCTGG GATCTGGAGGGAAAGATCATCGTTGATGAGCTCAGACAGGAAGTCATCACCACTAACAGCAAGGCTGAGCCGCCCCAGTGCACTTCTCTGGCCTGGTCTGCTGACGGACAG ACTCTCTTTGCTGGATACACAGACAACCTGATCAGAGTTTGGCAGGTGACCATCGGAACCCGATAA
- the LOC122332597 gene encoding zinc finger and BTB domain-containing protein 7C, with the protein MAHTDEDLIGIPFPNHSNDVLCSLNEQRRDGLLCDVVLVVQDQEYRTHRSVLAACSQYFKKLFTVASGSSRDSNAHAVYELDFVAPESLTAILEFAYTSTLTVTASNVKEILSAARLLEIPCIVNVCLEIMDTGGGGGERGGGPSEGEEFEGDDEEDEDEEDEEEMEEEADSKDGEFEDNNSEKSAQGAENQEELKVWENGRMDSPPCSSQRGAQESQRSRSDTPEAQKPRGPEGLEGRALKDFSIESLLQEGLYPKVAGLERGAGFSPLLPGFYPPMWAAEFPGYPQILEPRHPSHPFPNASLENGPLDLAVKKEVIKEELKDEPTNPILHRDFLKDFMSPGLGITSDPGLGPIKEGAELRSYLSFLSASHLGTLFPPWQLEEERKMKPKASQQCPICNKVIQGAGKLPRHMRTHTGEKPYMCNICEVRFTRQDKLKIHMRKHTGERPYICLHCNSKFVHNYDLKNHLRIHTGVRPYQCEHCYKSFTRSDHLHRHIKRQSCRVSRPRRGRKPSAWRSANFLFPPGPDGLQADRTVRVPAASGASLLTKQQPAAGKTPEDGEACGKLISEDANRKRGVFAFAVATEDVLPHPAFYSATSDPWAVRLERAPPITEAAK; encoded by the exons ATGGCGCACACAGACGAGGACCTGATCGGAATCCCCTTCCCGAACCACAGCAACGACGTCCTGTGCAGTCTTAACGAGCAGCGGCGGGACGGCCTGCTTTGCGACGTGGTCCTAGTGGTCCAGGACCAGGAGTACCGCACCCATCGCTCCGTCCTGGCCGCCTGCAGCCAGTACTTCAAAAAACTCTTCACGGTGGCCTCCGGCTCCAGCCGGGACTCCAACGCGCACGCCGTCTACGAGCTGGACTTCGTGGCGCCGGAATCGTTGACGGCCATCCTGGAGTTCGCCTACACCTCGACGCTGACCGTCACGGCCTCCAACGTCAAAGAGATCCTGAGCGCCGCCAGGCTCCTGGAAATCCCCTGCATCGTAAACGTGTGCCTGGAAATCATGGACACGGGAGGAGGCGGCGGAGAGCGGGGAGGAGGACCTTCGGAAGGGGAGGAGTTCGAGGGGGACGACGAGGAAGACGAGGACGAAGAGGACGAGGAGGAAATGGAGGAGGAGGCCGACTCCAAAGACGGGGAGTTCGAGGACAACAACAGCGAGAAATCCGCGCAAGGAGCCGAAAACCAAGAGGAACTCAAGGTTTGGGAGAACGGGAGGATGGACAGCCCACCTTGCAGCTCCCAACGAGGAGCGCAAGAATCCCAAAGAAGCCGATCGGACACTCCGGAAGCCCAGAAGCCCAGAGGGCCGGAGGGATTGGAGGGCCGGGCGCTTAAGGACTTCTCCATAGAGTCTTTGCTTCAAGAGGGACTCTATCCGAAAGTGGCAGGCTTGGAAAGAGGCGCCGGATTCTCGCCCCTTCTCCCAGGCTTCTACCCTCCCATGTGGGCGGCAGAATTCCCAGGATACCCTCAGATCCTGGAGCCCCGACACCCTTCCCACCCCTTCCCCAACGCTTCTCTGGAAAACGGCCCTCTGGACCTGGCGGTCAAGAAAGAAGTCATCAAAGAAGAGCTGAAGGACGAGCCCACGAACCCCATCCTGCACAGAGACTTCCTCAAAGACTTCATGAGTCCCGGGTTGGGAATAACCTCCGACCCCGGCCTCGGTCCGATCAAAGAGGGGGCGGAGCTGCGGTCCTACCTGAGTTTCCTCTCCGCCTCTCACCTCGGGACGCTGTTTCCTCCGTGGcagctggaggaggagaggaagatgAAGCCCAAGGCGTCACAGCAGTGCCCCATCTGCAACAAGGTGATTCAAGGAGCGGGAAAGCTGCCGCGGCACATGCGAAcgcacaccggagagaagccctacATGTGCAACATCTGCGAGGTCCGCTTCACCAG ACAAGACAAGCTGAAGATTCACATGCGCAAGCACACCGGCGAGAGGCCGTACATCTGCCTGCACTGCAACTCTAAGTTCGTTCACAACTACGACCTGAAGAACCACTTGCGCATCCACACCGGCGTGCGGCCGTACCAATGCGAGCACTGCTACAAGAGCTTCACGCGCTCCGACCACCTCCACCGGCACATCAAGCGGCAGAGCTGCCGCGTCTCGCGCCCGCGCCGAGGCCGGAAGCCCTCCGCCTGGAGGTCCGCCAACTTCCTCTTCCCTCCAGGCCCCGACGGCCTTCAAGCGGACAGGACCGTGCGGGTTCCCGCCGCCAGCGGCGCCTCCTTACTGACCAAACAGCAGCCCGCGGCGGGAAAGACGCCGGAGGACGGGGAGGCGTGCGGGAAGCTCATCTCGGAGGACGCCAACAGAAAGAGGGGCGTGTTCGCGTTCGCCGTGGCGACGGAGGACGTTCTGCCACACCCGGCGTTCTACTCGGCGACCTCTGACCCCTGGGCCGTGAGACTGGAACGAGCCCCGCCCATCACCGAGGCCGCAAAGTGA
- the hnrnpabb gene encoding heterogeneous nuclear ribonucleoprotein A/Bb, with the protein MADAEHQFMETSENGNEDSLNGAELAEEAADEENGAGEGGQIDASKGEEDAGKMFVGGLSWDTSKKDLKDYFSKFGEVTDCTIKMDSNTGRSRGFGFILFKEAESVDKVLEQKEHRLDGRQIDPKRAMAIKKEPVKKIFVGGLNPETTEEKIREYFGAFGEIETIELPTDPKTNKRRGFVFITFKEESAVKKILEKKYHNVCGSKCEIKIAQPKEIYQQQQYGARGGYGGRGRGRGGPGQNWNQGYNNYWNQGYGNQGYGYGGQQGYGGYGGYGNYDYSSGYYGYGGGYDYNQGNTSYGKTPRRGGHQSSYKPY; encoded by the exons ATGGCCGACGCGGAGCATCAGTTCATGGAGACCTCGGAGAACGGGAACGAGGACAGTCTGAACGGAGCGGAGCTCGCGGAGGAGGCCGCGGACGAGGAGAACGGAGCCGGCGAGGGAGGACAGATCGACGCCAGCAAGGGCGAGGAAGATGCCGG TAAAATGTTTGTTGGAGGACTCAGCTGGGACACCAGCAAGAAAGACCTTAAGGACTATTTCTCGAAGTTCGGCGAAGTGACGGACTGCACGATCAAGATGGATTCGAACACCGGCCGGTCACGAGGGTTTGGGTTCATCTTGTTCAAAGAAGCGGAGAGCGTGGACAAG GTGCTGGAGCAAAAGGAACACAGGCTAGACGGCCGACAGATCGATCCCAAGAGAGCCATGGCCATAAAGAAAGAGCCCGTCAAGAAGATCTTTGTCGGTGGCCTTAACCCTGAAACCACAGAAGAGAAGATCCGTGAATACTTCGGGGCCTTCGGAGAG ATCGAAACCATTGAACTTCCAACGGATCCCAAGACGAACAAAAGGAGGGGCTTTGTCTTCATCACGTTCAAGGAGGAATCTGCCGTCAAAAAGATCCTGGAGAAGAAATACCATAATGTTTGTGGAAGCAAG TGCGAGATCAAAATCGCCCAGCCTAAAGAGATCtaccagcagcagcagtatggCGCCCGTGGAGGCTACGGAGGTCGTGGCAGGGGTCGTGGGG GCCCGGGTCAGAACTGGAACCAGGGCTATAACAACTACTGGAACCAGGGCTACGGGAACCAAGGCTACGGCTACGGTGGCCAGCAGGGCTATGGCGGTTACGGAGGCTACGGCAACTACGACTATTCCTCTGGCTACTATGGGTATGGTGGTGGTTATGACTACA ACCAGGGCAATACAAGCTATGGGAAAACGCCAAGACGCGGAGGCCACCAGAGTAGCTACAAGCCATACTGA